From the Candidatus Hydrogenedens sp. genome, the window CGGAAAGCAGATATATCATTAATCATTGAGACACCATATTTCAATGCTTTACGGGCGGTATCTGAACGATAAGTATCTATAGAACATGGAACGGCAATACCTTGTAGTTTTTCCAATACAGGTAAAACTCTTCGTTGTTCTTCTTCGGCTCCCACCGGTTCGGAACCGGGACGAGAGGATTCCCCGCCAATATCTATATAATCACACCCGTCTTTAATCATCTGGATGGCATGGTTATAGGCACTTTCTAATGAAAAATAATGTCCCCCATCGTAAAATGAGTCTAAGGTAACATTTAAGATACCAATAACCTTTGTGCGTTTTGACATTTTAATATTTTTCCATCCCACTATTAATAAGAACTAAGCTAAGTCAGGCAAAGGGGGTTGAGAAGGTGTAGGTAATTCTTGTAAATCTTCAGTTTTGGGTTCCTGAGGTATTGCTTCTTCTGTTGTTTTTTTCTGTCTTTCCTTCTTCCATCGTTCAGGGAGAACATGCTCACCTCCAATAGAGCAAATTATATCATCAATTTCATGGGATTCTAATGTCTCTTTTTCGTTTAATGCTTTGGCTAAGGCATCTAATATATCTTTGTGCTTTTCCAAAAGTTCCCGAGTATCTTTGTAAGCCTCTTCAATAATTTTATGAACTTCTCGGTCAACAGAAGCGGCCGTTTCTTCGCTAAATTCTCGCATTCGGACGAAATCACGGCCTAAAAATACTTCGTCATTTTTACCGAAGGCAATGGGTCCTAAGGAACTCATACCCCATTCGCAAACCATTGAATGGGCTAATCGGGTGGCTTGTTGGAGGTCATTGGCACAACCACTTGTAAATTCATTAAATACAATTTCTTCCGCGGCGCGTCCTCCCATAGTAACTCGTATGGTTGCTAAACACCATTTCAATGTAAGATTGTGTCTATCTTCCTCGGGTAAGAAACTGGTAACACCTAAGGAAGGACCTCGCGGGATAATAGTTGCTTTGTGTATAGGGTCGGCATCGGGTAATAAACGACCGATTAAGACATGTCCTGCTTCGTGATATGCTGTTTGTAATTTTTCTTTAGCACTTAACACCAAACTCTTTCGGGCAGGACCCATTAAAACACGGTCTTTGGCATCTTCAAAATCAATCATGCTTACTTTTTCTTTATTTCGTCTTGCTGCGAGTAGTGCTGCTTCGTTTACCATATTTGCAAGGTCAGCACCTGAAAATCCGGGGGTACTTCTTGCTAATACTTCGAGGTCAACATCATCATCTATAGGAACTTTTTGATTTCGTATATGCACCTCTAATATTTGTTTTCTACCACGGATATCGGGATTAGCAACTACAATCTGACGGTCAAATCGTCCTGGACGAAGTAAAGCCCTATCCAGGACATCGGGACGATTTGTTGCTGCCATCAAAATGACGCCCTCATTGCTATTGAAACCATCCATCTCCACCAATAACTGGTTTAAAGTCTGCTCTCTTTCATCATGTCCGCCACCCAATCCAGCACCTCTTTGTCTTCCTACGGCATCAATTTCATCAATAAAAATAATACAGGGGGCATTTTTATATCCCTGCTGGAACAAATCCCGAACGCGACTTGCTCCTACACCCACAAACATTTCTACAAAATCGGAACCACTGATACTAAAAAATGGGACATTGGCTTCACCGGCTACTGCTCGGGCTAATAAGGTTTTTCCGGAACCCGGCGGACCTACTAATAAAACACCTCTGGGTATTCTACCCCCTAATCGGGAAAACTTTTTGGGGTCTTTTAAGTATTCTACAATTTCTTTTAATTCTTCTTTTGCTTCATCTACACCGGCTACATCATTAAAAGTGACTACTTTATCGCTTTGATTAACCAAACGCGCACGGCTTTTTCCAAATGATAAAGCTTTGTTGCTACCGCCCTGAACCTGTCTAAACATTAGGAACCAAAACAACCCCATAATAATGAGCAAGGGAAGGACATTGATTAAAATTCCTTGCCACAAGGGATTATCTGTTTCATATTTATATACTACCCCCTGTTGTTCTAATTGTGTTTTCCATTCCTCCTTAAAATTATCGGTATTAAACTGAATTTTTTTCTGTCCCTCTACTTCATTTTTCAACTCCGCATATACTTGTTTGAGGTTATTTCCCGATTCACGAATAGTTACTGTTTTAATATTTCCTTGTTGTAGTTGCTGAACAAAATCGGGTTCCAGAAGTTCTTTATGAGGTCCTTTCACTTTTGAAAAGTTGGACAGCACAAGAACCATAATAATTAAAAATACCACCCATAACGATATTTGCTTTAAAAAACTATTCATTCAAACACAAAACCTTTGTAAATCTTTAATTATTCTAATATTTAACGAAAACCGTCAATAAATAAATGACGAAATATTGGATTTACATCTCAAAATTATCATGATATATCTTACTTATATGATAACAAATATGACCTGATAAAACAATTCTTTAAGATTTGTTTTTTACGG encodes:
- the ftsH gene encoding ATP-dependent zinc metalloprotease FtsH, which codes for MNSFLKQISLWVVFLIIMVLVLSNFSKVKGPHKELLEPDFVQQLQQGNIKTVTIRESGNNLKQVYAELKNEVEGQKKIQFNTDNFKEEWKTQLEQQGVVYKYETDNPLWQGILINVLPLLIIMGLFWFLMFRQVQGGSNKALSFGKSRARLVNQSDKVVTFNDVAGVDEAKEELKEIVEYLKDPKKFSRLGGRIPRGVLLVGPPGSGKTLLARAVAGEANVPFFSISGSDFVEMFVGVGASRVRDLFQQGYKNAPCIIFIDEIDAVGRQRGAGLGGGHDEREQTLNQLLVEMDGFNSNEGVILMAATNRPDVLDRALLRPGRFDRQIVVANPDIRGRKQILEVHIRNQKVPIDDDVDLEVLARSTPGFSGADLANMVNEAALLAARRNKEKVSMIDFEDAKDRVLMGPARKSLVLSAKEKLQTAYHEAGHVLIGRLLPDADPIHKATIIPRGPSLGVTSFLPEEDRHNLTLKWCLATIRVTMGGRAAEEIVFNEFTSGCANDLQQATRLAHSMVCEWGMSSLGPIAFGKNDEVFLGRDFVRMREFSEETAASVDREVHKIIEEAYKDTRELLEKHKDILDALAKALNEKETLESHEIDDIICSIGGEHVLPERWKKERQKKTTEEAIPQEPKTEDLQELPTPSQPPLPDLA